In the genome of Ananas comosus cultivar F153 linkage group 11, ASM154086v1, whole genome shotgun sequence, one region contains:
- the LOC109717795 gene encoding bZIP transcription factor 11-like has product MASSSGTTTTTTTSGSSEEELQVQMDVKRRKRMASNRESARRSRQRKQQQLEELKSLLGCLKQQKQQLLCSLGSTESHLSALQGENSVLRTQLLELTNRLCSLTEILQYLNGLNGFNGLNGMVNENTNHYNYYNNYNNNYDNNNNCDGYSRLVHLNQPIIM; this is encoded by the coding sequence aTGGCTTCTTCTAGCggaacaacgacgacgacgacgacgtcggGGTCATCGGAGGAGGAGCTGCAGGTGCAGATGGACGTGAAGCGGCGGAAGCGGATGGCGTCGAACCGGGAGTCGGCGCGGCGCAGCCGCCAGcggaagcagcagcagctggaGGAGCTGAAATCCCTGCTGGGCTGCCTgaagcagcagaagcagcagctgcTCTGCTCCCTGGGCAGCACTGAGTCCCACTTATCTGCCCTGCAGGGGGAGAACTCTGTTCTCAGAACCCAGCTCCTGGAACTCACCAATAGACTCTGCTCCTTAACTGAGATCCTACAATATCTCAATGGATTAAATGGATTTAATGGATTAAATGGGATGGTTAATGAGAACACTAATCACTATAATTACTATAATAATTACAACAAcaattatgataataataataattgtgatGGGTACAGTAGATTGGTGCATCTGAACCAACCCATAAttatgtga